Sequence from the Seonamhaeicola sp. ML3 genome:
CGGCACTAAACGCATGGAGATTTTAGCAAAAGCTTTACTTGGGATTACGGTTTTGGCACCTTCGCCAATATAACCGCCCCAGATACCATTAACATCTAGAGTGGGTCTAACGGAATTTCTTTCGTTAGTAGAATAGCCTTGCTCGCCATAAACAGACTCAATGTTTAATGCGTCTTGGTAATCTTGTAAAGAGAAAGGCGCTTTAGCCATTTCGGCTCGTTCTTCACTGGAGAGTTCTTCTACCTTATCATAGAACCCGGGAATAGTAATGCGGTTATTGTTGTCGTGAAGCGAGGCAATCATCTTGGTTAGAATATTTATTGGGTTAGCAACAGCGCCACCATATAGTCCAGAATGTAAATCGCGGTTAGGTCCCGTAACTTCAACTTCTACATAGCTAAGTCCTCTTATGCCAGTGGTTATGGATGGTGTATCGTTAGCAATCATGCCAGTGTCAGATATCAAGATAACATCGTTTTTTAGCCGTTCTCGATTCTCTTTTACAAAGGTTCCTAAACTTTTACTGCCTACTTCCTCTTCACCCTCTATCATAAACTTTACGTTACAGGGTAATTGATTGGTAGAAATCATATACTCTACGGCTTTTACGTGCATAAATAGTTGCCCTTTGTCGTCGCAAGCACCTCGGGCAAAAATAGCGCCGTCGGGATGTTTTTTAGTGTTTTTTATAACAGGCTCAAAAGGTGGTGAATCCCAAAGCTCTATGGGGTCTGGTGGCTGTACATCATAATGTCCGTAAACCAAAACTGTAGGTAAATCTTTGTTTATTATTTTTTCGCCATAAACTATGGGGTAACCTTTGGTTTCGCAAACTTCCACAAAATCGCATCCTGCTTTTTCCAAATTCGTTTTAATGACTTCGGCGGTTTTTAGGACGTCGTTTTTATAAGCCGAATCGGCACTTATAGAAGGTATTTTAATAAGTTCAAAAAGTTCGTCTAAAAAACGTTGTTTATTGGCTTTTATATAAGATGTAATGGTATCCATAGAAATTGTGTTAGTCTACCAAAAGTATAAAAAAGAATGTTTTTTATAGGTAGAAGTTTGCAATTTAAAAGTATTGATTATATTTGCAGTCCTTTAGCGGATGTGGTGGAATTGGTAGACACGCTAGACTTAGGATCTAGTGCCGCGAGGCGTGGGGGTTCGACTCCCTTCATCCGCACCAATTTTTTGAAGAGCTTCTCAATTTTGAGAGGCTTTTTTATTTCCTGAAATTCAACTTAAACGGTTTCGTACATTTTCATTAAAATGTTGGGTTTTTGCCCCTTCAACTCATTAAAGATTATATATTTGCAAAAAATATTTTCCCACCAATATTTCGGGATTGGAACAACAAAAATAACTTTACATTAAAATGAACAAACAAATAGATCAGCAGGCAGCAGATAATATCAGAGCTTTGGCTGTAGCCATGGTAGAGAAGGCGAATTCTGGGCACCCAGGAGGACCTATGGGAGGTGCAGATTTTATGCATATTCTTTATTCGGAATTCTTTAATTACGATCCTGCCGATATGACCTGGCCATTTAGAGACAGGTTTTTTATGGATGCTGGTCACTTGTCTACTTTAATGTATGCTCAGTATTACCTTTTGGGCAACTATAAGAAAGAAGATGTTGCTAACTTCCGCCAGTGGGGTTCTATAACTCCTGGTCATCCAGAAGTTGATTTTGAAAGAGGTATAGAAAATACATCTGGTCCATTAGGTCAAGGGCACACTATGGGTGTTGGAGCAGCTATTGCTGCGAAATTTCTTGAAGCTAGATTTGGGGATTGGGTAAACCACAAAATTTATGGATTTATTTCAGATGGTGGTGTGCAAGAAGAGATTTCGCAAGGAGCAGGTAGAATTGCCGGTCACTTGGGGTTAAGTAACTTCATCATGTTCTTCGATTCTAACGATATTCAGTTGTCAACTTCAACTGATGAGGTGACTACTGAAGATACAGCAATGAAATACGAAGCTTGGGGTTGGAAAGTTGTCACTATCGATGGCCACGACCATGACCAAATTAGAAAGGCTTTAACCGATGCTAATAACGAAACCGAAAAACCAACACTTATTATTGGTAAAACCATTATGGGTAAAGGTTGTGTTGCTGCCGATGGAAGCATGTACGAAGGCCATTGTGAGCTTCATGGTAAACCAATAGGTGCAACTGGTGCAGATTACGAAAAGACTTTATTGAATTTGGGTGCAGACGTAAATAACCCATTCGATATTTACAGTGATGTAGAAGCTTTCTACAAAAATATAGTTGAAGAGAAAAAAGTCGCCGCTGCTAAAAAGAAAGCAGAGATTGAAGCTTGGAGGCAAAACAACGAAGCTTTAGCAAATAAGTTAGATCATTTCTTCTCTGGAGAACTTCCAGAATTAGATTTTGAATCTATAGAGCATAAGGGTGGATTGGCAACAAGAGCAGCTTCTGCAAATGTATTGGCTTATTTAGCCGATAACGTGGAGAATATGATTGTGTCTTCTGCAGATTTATCAAACTCTGATAAAACCGACGGCTTCTTAAATAAAACTACCGCACTTCAAAAAGGAGATTTTAGTGGTTCGTTCTTACAAGCTGGTGTAGCAGAATTAACAATGGCATGTATTGCCAATGGTATAGCATTACACGGCGGTATTATTCCAGTAGTGGCCACGTTCTTCGTATTTTCAGATTATATGAAACCTGCAATTAGGTTAAGTGCTATACAAGAATTACCTGTTAAATATGTATGGACACACGATGCCTTTAGAGTTGGAGAAGATGGTCCTACACATCAACCTATAGAGCAAGAAGCTCAAATTCGATTATTGGAGAAACTTAAAAATCATAGTGGTGATCAAAGTTTCTTAGCATTGCGTCCTGCAGATTCAGCTGAGACTTCAGTGGCTTGGAAAATGGCACTAGAAAATGATAAAACGCCTTCTGGTTTAATTTTATCAAGACAAGGCATTAAGGATGTGCCGGCTATTAATACCTCAAGATATGATGAAGCCTTAGGAGCTGAAAAAGGTGGTTACCTTGTTAAATCCGTTGAGAATCCAGATGTTGTTTTAGTAGCAAATGGATCGGAAGTTTCAACATTGGTTGCTGCAGCTGAGATTTTAGAATCTGAAAAAGGACTTAAGGTAAGTATAGCTTCTGTGATTTCAGAAGGTTTGTTTAGACAGCAATCCAAAGCATACCAAGAAAGTGTAATACCAACAGATAAGCCATTGTTTGGATTGACAGCCGGATTACCAGTTAACTTAGAGACCTTAGTTGGACCAAATGGAAAAGTATTTGGATTAGATCACTTTGGGTACTCTGCGCCTGCAGGTGTACTTGACGAGAAATTCGGTTTTACAGGTGAACAAGCCAGTAAAAATATATTAGAGTATTTAGAAACTGTTTTAGTAAAATAATAAATAAACGACATGAAATTTTTTATCGATACAGCCAACCTAGAAGATATAGCTGAAGCACAAGCGTTAGGGGTTTTAGATGGTGTAACAACAAACCCTTCGTTAATGGCGAAAGAAGGCATTACAGGAGAGGAAAATATCTTAAACCATTACAAAAAGATTTGTGAAATTGTTGAAGGTGATGTTAGTGCAGAGGTAATTTCTACCGATTTTGAAGGTATGGTTAAAGAAGGTGAAGCCCTAGCAGCTTTGCACCCTCAAATTGTAGTTAAGCTACCTTTAATTGCTGATGGTATCAAAGCATGTAAATATTTTTCTGATAAAGGCATAAGAACAAACGTAACTCTAGTGTTCTCAGCGGGACAAGCCTTGTTAGCCGCAAAAGCAGGAGCAACTTATGTATCGCCATTTCTAGGAAGGTTAGATGATATTTCTACAGACGGACTAAATCTTATTGCTGAAATTCGTCAGATTTATGATAATTACGGTTTCGGAACTGAAATTTTAGCAGCTTCAATCCGTCACACCATGCACGTTATTGATTGTGCTAAATTAGGGTCTGATGTTATGACAGGTCCGTTATCATCTATCACTGGATTATTGAAACATCCGTTAACAGATATTGGTTTAGCTAAGTTCTTAGCAGATTATAAAAAAGGAAACTAATTCATCTAGTTAGTTATAAAGAACAAAAAGCTCCTCTTTATCGAGGAGCTTTTTGTTTTTTAAAGCCTTTAGGATATTTTTATTGTTCTAGGTGGCTTTTGCTTAGCTTCTTCACGTTTAGGAATTTCTATACCTAAAATACCTTCTTTGTATGTAGCCTTGATTTTGTCGCTTTCAACCGTATCCGGTAATGTAAAAGTACGTTTGAAAGAAGAGTAGCCAAACTCTTTTCTTGTATAAGTTTCTTCCACATGTTCGTTTTCTTGTTTTGTTTCGGCAGAAATAGATAAAACGTCATTATCCAAATCGATTGTAAAATCAGATTTTTGCATTCCAGGAATTGCCATATCCAAAAAATAAGCATCTGGTGTTTCACGGATATTTACTTGTGGTAATAATGCTCCTTTACTAAAATTTGAAGGTGAAAATGATGGAAAATCTTTGAAAAACCAATCGTCTAAAGACGAAAATATTGGGGAATTTGACATTTTATTCTTGTTTGTCAAACTTCCATTTCTAGATGTTGTTACTAAATTACTCATAACATTAAATTTTTAGTTTCGACAATTATTTTAATTACTTCACTCACTTATGGACAATTTTAATACCAATCGAAAATTTGTCATTCATATGTTAATTTTTTAAGAATCACTGACTTTTTATTCAGTAGAAAGTGTTTTGTTATTGACAAAATATCAGTTAGGCAGTGTTTTTGTTGTCATTTTGTCATTAATTATGCGTGATAGTGATAATTATACTACTTAAAGTAATTGGAATGAAATTTGAAATATCGACATCGGTAATTTTTTTATGGTTTAACATTTAAAATTTTTAGATTATGAAGAGAAAACCTGTTAAAGTGAAACTCATAGGTAGAAAGGGTAAGGCCTATCAAATTAAGTTTCCAAATTTAAAGATTCCTGTTACAGTTGATGAATATCTTTACAATAAGATGCTACACAGTGCTGAGTATCAATTTTGCAATTCTGGGTCGGCTGTAAAGAAAACTTATTCGGCGTGAGTTAAAAGGGCTTAAACATCTGGGCATCTCTAAATTAGTTGTCTCTTGAAATGCGCGCCAATAAAAAAAGCTCCTTGATTATTAGGAGCTTTTTTTGTTTAAACTAAACAAACTACAAAAAAACTAAACTATTTTTTTAATACTTATTAAACCTATGGTTCTACAGAGAATTTAAATATTTGTGATTCTGAATTATTATTGTTCTCGTCGTGAGTTATAATTTGCCAAAAGTATGTGTTCCCAGAGTTTACATTCACCATATAACTATTAGCTGTGGTGGTTGATACTTTTGTTGTGGGTGGATTGGACATACCAAAAAATACATCATATTCTTTAATATCGTTATCAACGTCAGAGCCTTTCCATTGAAGCATAGTACTTGTGGTGTTCTTTAATGTTTCCGATAAAGCTGGAGCAACCAACTCTGCAGGAAATGGAGCGTAAGAGGTTGTGGCTTCTCCGGCATTATAAAATTTCCAAGTAGAACTTTGAGCAGTCGTTGTTCCTGAGTTCTTTGATACAACGTACCAAGAATATGGGGTGCCTCTTAAAATCGTAACCTGTTTTTCAGAAATATTACTAGTGTAATTTAGTGTGCTCAGCGTATTAAGGTTTTTTACAAACAATTGATATGATGTTGCATTACTGGCATCATTCCAGTTAAAAGTTATAGTACTTTCGGTACTTGTTAGATTAGATCCTGTTGTACATTCAGAGTTTTGCTCTGGAAATACCAAACTAGCAGCACCAGGTGGGTCTATTGTAATTGGATCTGGGTCTGGATCTGGCATTTCATTTCCTCCTCCGCCACTACTACAATTAAAAAGTAAAATCGAGAAAATGAAACTTCCTAAAAGATATGTATTTAACTTTTTCATTATTTCTTGACTATTTTAAAGCTTTTGTGATTTCCGTTTCTGTTAACTCTTAAAATATAGATTCCTCTGGAAAGTTCCGAAGTATCCAAGCTAACCATATTCTTATTTGAATTACTTTGAATAAGTACTTTATTACCTAAAACCGAATAGAGTTCTACTTTAACATTGGCTGCAGTAGTGTTAACAGTGCCCAAATATATGTTAAGTCTATTGGTTATGGGATTAGGGAAAGCCTTGATTTCGTCTCCAAAGAAAATGGTTTCTTTATAGATACCTTGACAGTCCTTGTCTGTTTTAATGATAATTTTGTTTTGGCCCTTCTCGAGTGGTAATTCTACAAAAGAGGCACTGGTATTTGTTACAACGCCATTAATATTTATGGTGTAGGCAAGACCGCCCTCAAGGTTTAGGGAAACAGAGCCTTTATCATCTAAAACTTTTGAAAGTACCGATAAGTCTTGTGGTTCTGTGATGGTAACGTTAAAACATTGCTCGTAATCTGCTTGCCCTTCAACGGTTATGCATATACGATACTCTCCTGCTGATAGGTCAGATTTAATATATGAAGTAGTGAATGTTTCTGAGTTATTTAGACCATTACCAGTTATCGTTGCAGTGTAATTTAGATTTTTTATGGCCAAAATATCAATAATGCCATTGTTGCTATTTCTACAGGTTTCATTGGCAGCCTGTAGTCTGAAATTATCTGCTGGTAGCGTAAATACTTCACAACCTGTAGCATCTACGGTAGCACCTAATGGTGTGTTTGCACATGAGTCTTGGTTGTTAGGAATACCGTCGCTATCTAAATCATCAGGATCTATAACAGGTTGGGTTCCATAAACACGATACTCTCCTGGCGCTAGAGATATAGACGAAGTTGTGTTCGATACCTCTAGAGGGGTATTATTGTTCATTATACTGTACCAAGTTCCTGTCTTAGGGAAATTGGGGTTTATGGATTTATTTACCAAATCAAAATTGGCGATGACAACCACATCGAAATTACCAGAATTATCGTTAAGGTTTATGCGTTTTACTAAGCCATCTAAACTATATGAAAAATTGGTAGTATTAAATGTGGAGGGATAATCTGTTTTTAGTTGTATCATTTTAGCAGTGGCGTCATACAATTTTAAGCGACTTTCATCTTTATCGTAATTTAACGACCAGGCCACAGGTTTTCTGTCTAGTCTACAACTTCCATTTTCAATATTGTTTTCACAATTAATGCTTTTATCGTAACCAAGCTCTCCAAATTGCCATAACATTTTTGGCCCCGGAATACTGTAGAATATTGCCGTGGCTGCTTCGATTCTATCTAATGCAGTTTGAAAGTCTTTAGTGTCGTGCTCCTCGTTGGCATTTCCATTGTTTATGTTTCTTACCATAAGTCGCTCTTCGTCATGACTTTCCATATATCCCACCACACCTGGTTTTGTCCAATTACGCTCGGTATAAGACAGCCATGATACATTAGCATCAGATGAAAAACCCATAGTGTTTTGATTAAAACTGTGGTTAAGATTGCCCCAGAGCATAAAACCATAATCTGCAAGTTCCTTTTCTTCGCTATTATCGGCAAAATGTTCTAGAATAAGGTAGGCGTCAGAAGACACGTTGTTCCAAATATAGCTACCGTAATCTTGGAGAATAGCTATTCTTGAAGCATCACGATTTCCCCAAGCTCCAACGTTATCTGGATTGTTTGTTTGTGTAAAACCTTTAGATAGGTCGAATCTAAATCCATCAACTTTAAATTCTTCAACCCAATATTTAAGCGTTTGTTTTACATAGGTTTTTGTATAACTGCTTTCATGGTTGAAGTCATAACCTACATTAAAAGGATGTTTAGCATCTGGGTTTAGCCACGGATTTTCAGCAGTGGGTTTAAAGTTTGCACTGTCCCAATAGAGTTGTGCTAACGGGCTCTGGCTAAATGCATGATTATATACAACATCAATAATAACTGCTATACCTCTTTGATGACATGAGTCTACAAATTCTTTAAAATGGTTTTGAGTGCCGTAATATTTGTCTAAAGCTCCATGAAAAGAAGGGTTGTATCCCCAACTATCATTGCCTTCAAATTCACTAATCGGCATTAATTCAATGGCATTAATACCTAGATTTTCTAAATAATCTAGATGGGTCATTGCGGCTAAAAAGGAATCCTCCTCGGTAAAGTCTCGAATTAACATTTCATAGACAATAAGGTTTTCTTTGTTAGGTTTAGAGAAATTATCAATTTGCCAATTATATGCTGTTTCATTTATTTGAAAAGTAGAAGCTATACCTGTAGCGCCACTTGGGTAATCCATTAGGTTGGGATAGGTGGTCTCTGATATAAAATTGTCATTGCTAGGGTCTAAAACTTTTTTGGAATAGGGGTCAGCAACGGTTAAGCTGTAATCTACATGGTATTGATAGGCATATTCAATGTCTGGGTCTAATCCGTTAACTGTTAACCAAAACGTATCATTATCCTTTTTCATTTGGTATGCAGGATTAAGTTCCCAATTATTAAAACTACCTATTAGGAAAACATCATTTTTTAAAGGTGCTTGAAGCACAAAGGTCACAGAGCCATCATTGTTTTTATTGAGGCCATTTTCAAGTCCAGTTGGTAGCGTCTCGTTTGTAGTGGGTGTCTTAACATAAACGGATATGCTTTCGTTTTTAGACTCCGAGTTTTGACTTGCTGAAGCATTAATAGTAAAAAGTCCGGTACTGGTAAAAGTGTAGGGTGCGGTAATAGTTGTTGTGCTAGTACTTGTACCAATAGAATTGTTATTAACCTTTAATTCTAGATCTGCTAGTGTACTAGATTCTGCTGTAATTGTGATATTGTCGTTTAAGTCGAAAACATCATTATCTGAAGGATTTGTAATAGTAACATTTAAACCGGCTTCAAAAATTTTAATAAAAATGTCTGGACTGGTTTGAGACGTACCCGAACTATTTCTAAAAACTACAGCTATATCTGTGATAATATCATTTCCCGAGCCATAAAAAGTAGCAATATCAGGAGTAATTATAAGCTGATAAGTGTTGGCTCCCAAACGAGTAAGCTTTGGCTGTGTGGCATTGTTTCCCCATGAGCCAATAACATGTTTCCAGTCTGATTGTCCAGAAGAATTAGTTGTTAGTACGCCAGTATGAGCATAAACATCTCCTGTTTCGCCTTCAAGACCTGTGCCAGTAGCGTTAAATGTTATTGTTATAACATCTGAAGCTGTTGGAATAGCCGGCGATGTAGACACCTGGCCATAACTAACATATATACACAGGAAAGCTATTAAACTTAGAAGCTTTTTCATTAGTTCTTAGTTTTGGTAAAAAAGGCTATTCATAGAGAATAGCCTTTAATCACTATAATTAATTCTTAGTATAAGTCGGGTTTGCTGGATCTGAGAAATCTAAAACAAAAGAGAATGTTCCAGCTGTAGTTACTAAATTAGCACCACCAGCATCGAGAACACCATC
This genomic interval carries:
- a CDS encoding dipeptidase; the protein is MDTITSYIKANKQRFLDELFELIKIPSISADSAYKNDVLKTAEVIKTNLEKAGCDFVEVCETKGYPIVYGEKIINKDLPTVLVYGHYDVQPPDPIELWDSPPFEPVIKNTKKHPDGAIFARGACDDKGQLFMHVKAVEYMISTNQLPCNVKFMIEGEEEVGSKSLGTFVKENRERLKNDVILISDTGMIANDTPSITTGIRGLSYVEVEVTGPNRDLHSGLYGGAVANPINILTKMIASLHDNNNRITIPGFYDKVEELSSEERAEMAKAPFSLQDYQDALNIESVYGEQGYSTNERNSVRPTLDVNGIWGGYIGEGAKTVIPSKAFAKISMRLVPNQDWSEITELFESHFESIAPKGVKVVVRPHHGGNGYVTPLNSIGYQAASKAYAETFGKTPIPQRSGGSIPIVALFEEELKSKTILMGFGLDSDAIHSPNEHFGMWNYLKGIETIPYFYKHFTELSR
- a CDS encoding transketolase, yielding MNKQIDQQAADNIRALAVAMVEKANSGHPGGPMGGADFMHILYSEFFNYDPADMTWPFRDRFFMDAGHLSTLMYAQYYLLGNYKKEDVANFRQWGSITPGHPEVDFERGIENTSGPLGQGHTMGVGAAIAAKFLEARFGDWVNHKIYGFISDGGVQEEISQGAGRIAGHLGLSNFIMFFDSNDIQLSTSTDEVTTEDTAMKYEAWGWKVVTIDGHDHDQIRKALTDANNETEKPTLIIGKTIMGKGCVAADGSMYEGHCELHGKPIGATGADYEKTLLNLGADVNNPFDIYSDVEAFYKNIVEEKKVAAAKKKAEIEAWRQNNEALANKLDHFFSGELPELDFESIEHKGGLATRAASANVLAYLADNVENMIVSSADLSNSDKTDGFLNKTTALQKGDFSGSFLQAGVAELTMACIANGIALHGGIIPVVATFFVFSDYMKPAIRLSAIQELPVKYVWTHDAFRVGEDGPTHQPIEQEAQIRLLEKLKNHSGDQSFLALRPADSAETSVAWKMALENDKTPSGLILSRQGIKDVPAINTSRYDEALGAEKGGYLVKSVENPDVVLVANGSEVSTLVAAAEILESEKGLKVSIASVISEGLFRQQSKAYQESVIPTDKPLFGLTAGLPVNLETLVGPNGKVFGLDHFGYSAPAGVLDEKFGFTGEQASKNILEYLETVLVK
- the fsa gene encoding fructose-6-phosphate aldolase; the encoded protein is MKFFIDTANLEDIAEAQALGVLDGVTTNPSLMAKEGITGEENILNHYKKICEIVEGDVSAEVISTDFEGMVKEGEALAALHPQIVVKLPLIADGIKACKYFSDKGIRTNVTLVFSAGQALLAAKAGATYVSPFLGRLDDISTDGLNLIAEIRQIYDNYGFGTEILAASIRHTMHVIDCAKLGSDVMTGPLSSITGLLKHPLTDIGLAKFLADYKKGN
- a CDS encoding Hsp20/alpha crystallin family protein, translated to MSNLVTTSRNGSLTNKNKMSNSPIFSSLDDWFFKDFPSFSPSNFSKGALLPQVNIRETPDAYFLDMAIPGMQKSDFTIDLDNDVLSISAETKQENEHVEETYTRKEFGYSSFKRTFTLPDTVESDKIKATYKEGILGIEIPKREEAKQKPPRTIKIS
- a CDS encoding alpha-amylase family glycosyl hydrolase, with product MKKLLSLIAFLCIYVSYGQVSTSPAIPTASDVITITFNATGTGLEGETGDVYAHTGVLTTNSSGQSDWKHVIGSWGNNATQPKLTRLGANTYQLIITPDIATFYGSGNDIITDIAVVFRNSSGTSQTSPDIFIKIFEAGLNVTITNPSDNDVFDLNDNITITAESSTLADLELKVNNNSIGTSTSTTTITAPYTFTSTGLFTINASASQNSESKNESISVYVKTPTTNETLPTGLENGLNKNNDGSVTFVLQAPLKNDVFLIGSFNNWELNPAYQMKKDNDTFWLTVNGLDPDIEYAYQYHVDYSLTVADPYSKKVLDPSNDNFISETTYPNLMDYPSGATGIASTFQINETAYNWQIDNFSKPNKENLIVYEMLIRDFTEEDSFLAAMTHLDYLENLGINAIELMPISEFEGNDSWGYNPSFHGALDKYYGTQNHFKEFVDSCHQRGIAVIIDVVYNHAFSQSPLAQLYWDSANFKPTAENPWLNPDAKHPFNVGYDFNHESSYTKTYVKQTLKYWVEEFKVDGFRFDLSKGFTQTNNPDNVGAWGNRDASRIAILQDYGSYIWNNVSSDAYLILEHFADNSEEKELADYGFMLWGNLNHSFNQNTMGFSSDANVSWLSYTERNWTKPGVVGYMESHDEERLMVRNINNGNANEEHDTKDFQTALDRIEAATAIFYSIPGPKMLWQFGELGYDKSINCENNIENGSCRLDRKPVAWSLNYDKDESRLKLYDATAKMIQLKTDYPSTFNTTNFSYSLDGLVKRINLNDNSGNFDVVVIANFDLVNKSINPNFPKTGTWYSIMNNNTPLEVSNTTSSISLAPGEYRVYGTQPVIDPDDLDSDGIPNNQDSCANTPLGATVDATGCEVFTLPADNFRLQAANETCRNSNNGIIDILAIKNLNYTATITGNGLNNSETFTTSYIKSDLSAGEYRICITVEGQADYEQCFNVTITEPQDLSVLSKVLDDKGSVSLNLEGGLAYTININGVVTNTSASFVELPLEKGQNKIIIKTDKDCQGIYKETIFFGDEIKAFPNPITNRLNIYLGTVNTTAANVKVELYSVLGNKVLIQSNSNKNMVSLDTSELSRGIYILRVNRNGNHKSFKIVKK